A stretch of DNA from Ricinus communis isolate WT05 ecotype wild-type chromosome 4, ASM1957865v1, whole genome shotgun sequence:
AGGATGTAATCCCAATCCTGGTTGTTGCCTTCCATTGTCAATCAAATCAGCTTGTTGCTCAATGTGTGGATAGAATAGCAAGGTCAGATCTTGATAACATCTCAATAGAGAAAGAGCTTCCATATGAAGTTGCAGAGAACATTAGATTGCTTCGCATAAAGCCTATTTCTGATGATGAAGAAAACGTTGAGGTTGTGGACCCCTTGCGTGAAAAGAGAATCCGAAGAATTCACAAGGCATTAGATTCTGATGATGTTGAGCTGGTAAAACTTCTTCTGACAGAGTCTGAAGTGACAATGGACGATGCCAATGCACTTCACTATGCTACAGCATACTGTGACCCTAAGGTTGTTTCTGAGGTGCTTGGCCTTGGTCTTGCTGATGTGAACCGTAGAAATTCACAAGGCTATACAGTTCTCCACATTGCGGCAATGCGAAGAGAACCATCAGTGATAGTATCTTTACTGACGAAAGGGGCTTGTGCTTTAGATTTAACATCAGATGGGCGAAGTGCTGTTAGCATCTGCCGAAGGTTGACCAGGCCAAAAGATTATCATGCTAAAACAGAGCAGGGGCAGGAAGCAAATAAAGACCGGCTATGCATTGAtgttttagagagagaaatgcGGAGGAACCCGATGGCAGGAGATGCTTCTATCACTTCCCAAGCAACGCCTGATGATTTGCACATGAAGCTTCTGTACTTGGAGAACAGAGGTATTATCATACAGATGATATTTTTGAACTTGAATGGCTAATCTTTTTCACTGAACTTGATATACAGTTGTGtgttagtttttatttgtCTTATTCTCAATGGAACCAGTTGTACTCTGGATCTCATTGTGTTACAGAGAATTATATTCTATGTTCTGATTCATAACTATTTGTGATGATCTGGTATATCAACTTCCTCAGTGTTCTAAGattattgaatttgattttatgaAACAGAAAATTTTGGTTATTTCTTGAATCTCTTCCTCATCCATGATAATAATGATGTTTTGTTCAAGAGACCCAGATATTAAGTTTGTGTTTTACTTAAAGAAAGCTAAGCTAGTTTTCTGGAGAACTTCTctaagaaaattagaaaacagaATTTTTGTTCAATTGGTGTAATTCtgtaaatagaaaatagaaaaccaGTTTTCTGTGTTTTCCAAATTGTAACTAATCTTTGAAAATCAAGTTTAACGTGTTTTCTATTGTTGTCTTCTATACAAAATGTATTGTTTTCCATTTAGAAAACAAATGAAGTTTCCATTTAATGTCCAATTATAGCAGAAGTTTAGGTTGTTACCCAGTTTAACATCAAccatctatttttttttttcttttcctcttatTCATTATTGCATGGGCTATTATTATCTCATTCCCtcaattttgtattattttcttatctagATCCTAACGCcagaatttatctttttttttttttgtcaaacgttttttttttttttttttcatttccttAAAGTAAGTCTCCACCATTTTCACTATGTTtacttaattgatttttttttctcacaattttttattcattcattcttttaaatgtgttactttttatatcttttaggtatattatatgttttacAACAGTTTTTTTTAACATCTTAAGTATTAAAGTCATAATAGAAAGACCAcattttgattcttaactACAGAATATAACTGTCAGCAAAAtgcttttctaattttctaaGTTAGAATATAGTTCTCTCTTCTTAATTAATGAACACAGTTCACTATGTTTacttcattgattttttttttctcacaattttttattcattcattcttttaaatgtgatactttttatatcttttaggTATACTATATGTTTTACAACAGTTTTTTTTAACATCTTAAGTATTAAAGTCATAATAGAAAGACCAcattttgattcttaactACAGAATATAACTGTCAGCAAAATGCTCTTCTAATTTTCTAAGTTAGAATATAGTTCTCTCTTCTTAATAAATGAACACAGTTTCCAGAATTCACAGAAAATGAGAAGTCACTATTTTCAAAGAAAACTGAAAAtggataataaaaaatttgttttctaTAAGTAAACACGCCCTTAAGATTTCCAATTTTGACCATAAGTGTATGGTTGACCTTGTTAGGATATGCATACTGTAATTGGACTCCTTGTTATAAAGTAAATCAATCACCTAATAAATATCTAGCTCATTTCTCCCTTATCCCATTCTATGCCATGAAGAttcaaaatgataataaacAATGTAGCAGTTGTAAACAGTAGGAGTAATATAGATGATATGTGGTGTAATGGTTTTCTGCAACATGGCACATCTTgctttatatctttttatgcATAATTTGGTGATTGGACTTAATAGTGCCCTGCCAAGTGTCTGctctttctctattttcaaatatttcattttctgttTCATACCCAGTAGGCTTGGTGAAATATAAGTTGGTCTCATAAAGTATATAATGCTATAAagtaaaacttaaaatatttaacacaAATGAAATTTCTACCGTATTACAATCTTGATCAAGTGAACTATGTCCTGCACATGGATTGTGCTTACATATGATAAAATCTATATTCTGTGTATCAGTGGCATTTGCACGATTATTCTTCCCTGCTGAAGCCAAGGTAGCCATGGACATTGCACATGCCCAGACAACATCCGAGTTTGCTGGCCTTTCTGCAACAAAAGGCTCAAATGGGAATTTTAGGGAGGTTGATTTAAATGAGACACCAATAATGCAGAACAAAAGACTGCGTTCCAGGTTGGAAGCCCTTATGAAAACAGGTATGTGCAGGCTGGTTGCTTTTTTTGTTTGTCTCCCCCTTGATTCAATTTCTATTAGGACAAAGGGTCAATTTGTTCCTTTAACTTATGTCTAGGTGTCAAATAGATCGGGTCTCTACTTTTTGGCAAATAGACCCTTCAACTTCTATTTTAAGACCATTTTGGTCCAATTTTTGCTGAGAATGATGCCTGTCCATCACGCttccaaaaaataaattaagatagttttaataaataataaaactgtATTATctaatttctatataatttagttataaccTTGAGATAAAaagatttcaaaaaattaaacaataattaaacaaacaaCCATAGTAGCAGCAACAGCACTGTCACTGGCAGTGTCAGTGGCACTGTCACACACAGTTGCTACCACAACAAAAACATAACcacaaatattttcttctaaCATTAGAAGCAATTataatcataatcataaaattaaaagcacacatttttttttaagaaaaagaaatttctaattGGAAAAGTACCCCTAGatcaattgaaaaaaaagaaaaactatcaTCAAATCCACCCATCCTGCCATTAAACCCGTTGTCGCCGTCACTGAATCAACCCATTGTTTCCATCAGATCCACTTATCATTGCtaagattgataaaaatacttGTAAGGAGTCTGAAATGTACTTATGATCTTGAGGAAAGAATGAATataaagagaaaggaaagagtTGGAAGTGTAGTTTGTAATAAttctaaacaaaaaaaataagaaaaacctaaaaagCTGAAAATTAGCTTTAAATCTTGCTGTAAATTTCTTGCCATATTGAGGAATTAGATTAGGCCTGGGAAATGGGAAATGTAAGAATGATCATGATtaaggaaaggaaaaataagataaagaaagagagtaatattaaaatttgttcttatatatatatttctatattttgagAGATGTTgctttatatattaaacaaataaactcACCTTCCACAGCAAGTGCATGTTTTGAACTACAAGTTTTAGTCAGAATTTGCGCTCATTGGAACCAATATATGCAAGTTATAGTTTTATATGGCCAAAATTTCGTTTTGGCCTTTCTTTGGCCCAACATCGGAAGTTCAGAGGCGAAAATTGATCCTTTGTCCATTTCTACTATCGATTTTACTATATTTGTGTTatgatttctcttttttggacGCAAACTGAATGAAAAGAAGAACAGAAGAAGATATGGATAATAATCTTTCATCGATTGGCTGACAACTCACTGATGGCCTAATAGTTATAGACTTTACTGGATTAAACCCTCACGTTCCTGCCAGTCTTAAATTGGAAACAAATGAAAACAATTTCATTAAGTTTTGCCTCAAGATTAATGGTATGGACCAACACCTCACCTTCTTTCCCCTTCATATTGCGATTCTCCTTTTGAGGTCTAAATGCTCCCAACAATTATGCATCTGTTTGCActgtttttcattttcatgttCAACCTTGCTGGTTCTCTAGTGCATTATCACTCTTACAAAGGGATACAACAGCCAGGCCTCTTTTCCGGCATGTTAATATCAGAGAAGTTTTTTGTTGTTAATGAATGGACATGGGATGGTTCTGTATTCTGGGAATTACAAACATCAATTTTTATGACTGTTCTCTTATATAACCTGTTGTTTCAATCATGACAGTGGAAATGGGTCGACGGTATTTCCCTAAATGCTCCGAAGTGCTTGATAAATTCATGGAAGATGACCTTCCTGATTTATTTTACCTTGAAAAAGGCACCCCTGATGAACAAAGAATCAAGAGGATGCGCTTCATGGAGCTTAAAGATGATGTCCAGAAGGCTTTTAATAAGGACAAGGCTGAGCGCTCAGTGTTGTCTTCCTCATCATCCTCATCTTCTCTGAAAGATGGGACCGACAAGGTTAGAAGATTATGAGGTTATGTCAATTATGTCTCTATAAGCCTTGGAGCAAATTGTGCAGCGATTTCTAAATACTAAAACTAGCTGACTGCAAAAGAACAATATGTGATTGTTTGATCACTCAATTTTAGTGTAAATTAGATCAATTAGCTTAATTTCAGTCAACATGcaacatataaaaaaagaatttgacaCTTCACAACTGTAAATATGTGGACTATTACAGTCTCACAGCGAGATTTCATGCAAATAATTTACGAGGTTGTGCCACTCTTTCAGTTGCGGTTTGACCACAATCAAGCTAATTGATCAAATTTGCAATTAAAGTTTAGTGATCCAAAAATTGCAGTTAAATCTTTTATGAGCACAGCTATTATCAGTGTAAAATTCAGTGATTGCTGATACAATTTACTTCAAGCTTTATGATTGAAAATTTTGTTAGAGTTTCTGCAATGAAGGGTCGTAAGAGTGTTGGCTCTGCGTGTATCATTTTAGCTAGCAGAAGAGCTACCTGACTCAATGAGCTAAACTCCAGATGCTATAAAGCCAATAGCAGCTTTGGGAATTCATAGAAAATGTTCTTAGTTACCTGTAAGAGAGAATGTTACTAGAAAATGGCAACTGATTCTTTCAAATTTGTAATTATGCTATTCTTAGTTTCTCCAGGTCAAACTCCAATATGAAAGCTTATGCTATAGTTTTTCATTTggtagattaaaaaaaaaaaaaggatagtGTGGTTCACTACTTCAAATAAATTCGGTggttttttaatataaaattccaAATTTTTGTAGTTGGAACTGATTCTTGATGCATCAATTGGTTTGATAATGGCTATATAAAATGATGTTCATCCATTGCAGTACACACATCTATGGGTTTGATAATGGCTATATAAAATGATGTTCATCCATTGCAGTACATGTGTGTACTATTTCCTTTTACTCATTCGCTCACATTAACTATTTGATTTGGTACAATGGAattgacatattaatatttcacttcaattgataatatatttagctttaataaattttttggtacttcaaatttttgtaacAGTCTTATGGTATCATTttgatgtatatatatttttattattatgataaattGTTACTActtataagttaataaaaattgtagAGGTTGTTAATCTTAtacaatatctttttttattattgctaCTAGTTTAGTATGTTATTCTAagattttacttatttaaaaatgtaattaaatattgaaaaaaattagtgTGAtgctttttataattaaaattattatataattaaaaaaataattattaatcaatataatatttaaaaatataatacaaataCTACTTTTAAGATTATAGTTATTGTTGATTTAAAATCTTGATAGAGTTGAATTTCTAGCATTAGCCTTGATTAAAATCCTCTTATGTTATTGTCATCTTAATAAGTGatgtttaaataattttaactattgtAGATTTGTTATCTAAAAAGATAACTActcatttttcaaaatttaaaataaaattttaaccattcaatttaatttaaaataaaacgtGGAACTTACAAACATGATAGGTCAATGTTCAAGTtgaacataaaagaattttaatccttagatttatatgaattattaattaaaattgtttatattattttcaattaataaatgatcaaattaacttaattaattaaatattaataaaacatcatatcagtaaatttatttgtccctctccattatatattatataacaactaatttaatacaaatcacaatatttaatagatacatcttaatataaatatttacaataagCAATATAATGATAAACTTAAATGCTTGATTAAAAAGagatataaaacaaaaagtaaataaataaaaattattaaattaatttaaaaagctAATTTAGACAAGATATAAATAGAACAGATATAAAAACTTAgcacattttatttatttaagctATATTTATAGAACTGTTGATCCACTActttttactataaaaaaaataaatgtactGTTTAAAAGTTCACTGGAAATTATTCTATAGAAGGAGAGTAGTAAAgtgtttttttaaaagtttgatAAGAGATGTGTGTCTTCATTTTTTGTGAGAGGAGCTTTTTTATATTGTGCATTTACTATCTTTATAAGTGTTTTGATGtgtcttttgttttctcattttcttctctttatgGAATGTGTCCTCGATcatgtctttttattttcttcttcgtATTAAAGCtaccttcttttcttttaaagccATCAAGAGCCATTAACTTAGCATCCAAATACCAAGgcttgtcttcttgtcttgtcTTGACCCTTTTTCCACccaaatctcaaagcctaTGTCTTCCCCCTTTTCCCTAGACTCCTTTTCATATATCTTCATGTGGGGTTgatttttgctttttcttttgtttctttctctcattttcttttttatatatacaagctttatataatttacatGTATAATCTTATACCTACTAAATAAGTAGGCGCTAGTGGCAGTTTCAAACGCGCacctaagtgtctttagcaaGTTCAGTATTGCAAGGCTTTTTAACCTAATCggaaatataataattagtcATACAGACTAGTGCGGATATAAAATCACTTTTTCGggatacttttactaatttgagTGGCGTACGagattccataagaaagcttCACCACATCTAGAAATGGATACAAAAGccaactttattatttatgtaagtctttaattttattatttaacaagttattccctataaatacaaCAATATTTATTTCCAAACATTCAATACAACATGTTAGGTCCtcttaagtctagcccattttattaagcccaatccaaattaaatttattaacctattttaattattaattatgtacaaggcttaacctagtctagcccaattacaagttacGCTTTAATTCCAAGCCTTGAAGCCTAGATGGACTACTTTCTTATGCAAAGGTTCAATTATGTgatcttaaatttaatatgatccGATTAATTAAAGTATGGCAAAGCCCACTAggtctatatttattttagatttagcCTAATTATCATATGATTAACCTAATCGGctataattttcatgttggatttaatttttaactttaggCTCCATGTgtccaaattttaattaggcaatcacATTAAGTTATTTAGCATATATCAAgcataaagtaaaaaatgaaAGTGCATAAAATTGAATCTAGCTATTATAAACTTTTTCTATAACTAAAGAACGAAAGAAAAACACCTAAAAACTAAGTacaatacataaaattaccaaaatacatcaaaaactcaaaaattagGTCGAAGCTGATTGGTCCAGGGCATAGACTTGATGGACTATGGGGCTTAGATGGTCTTTCTACGAATTTCTTCAACTTTTCACGctcaaaaatttgattaaaacatataaaattgaataaataacataaaaatgctcaaataattaaaacctaaaaaaatgaaaaccctaaaaataaaagctgacagtaagtaaaaataaaactttaaagCAGATTCCCAATGCAACAAATGAATTatgtttttctaataattagaCTAATCCGatttaaaatccaataaaCTCATActattagattcaaaattcAATGTGTTATAGCATGTTAATTCACAAGAAAAACTTATTCTAACCACATAGCTCATATGAAATAACAATAAACATCCTAAACATGTttctagattcataaataaacataaaagaagCAGTAAGGCATAAGGTGTCGATAATATGGATGTGgaggaaccctcaggttgtcactgtTGGCTGCTATTCTGCAAATCACAAGAAATGAGGAGGTAGTTGAGTAAAAAATAGGTTGAGAATCCAATGCAACTTGAGATTTCAAAAAAAGTTACTGTCATTCtaagaaaaagattttctaatttaggattctttcttagtgacttctAAGAAAAAGCTCTCTGTAGAGTTTTCTCTCAAGAGCTTATGTCCCTAAAAGAATTCTAACGATGAAAATTGCTAAATAGGGAGTTTCTCACTAATGAATGTTGCTCAACCTAGAAATAGGGATGttgttctatttatagagcaAGGGCTTGGAAACCCTAAAATCAAAACAATATGTTTTAGCTGTTTCAacgattttttctttattagtcaataatatctaataaaaatcttttaaaaatctcaataattatcacaaaaattttctagaaacttatttttatttttttggatgtttaaatgtcaaaaatagcataagaCAGTGTTGAATCATGAAAAATAACCAATTGGCACTATGTAGAGCCAATTCAGCTCTATGTTTAGCTGATCGGCTTTGTGTAGCTGATTGGCTTCGAGGactaaaaagtttaaaaattgtGGCAATTTTTCATAAACTTGCTGAAATGACCATTTTACCCTTAAAGTTAATTCTTTTCTGacaattaaaatctaaattaattctagaaaagtgattttaatttaattctcaGTCCTAACTTAGTTTTGCCTATCCTCAGTCTCCCGAATTTCGAGAAAtatagtaactttcatcataggattttctgtaattccctcgatatctgAATTAGAAAAATGGATGCTAACAGTAGAGTTATGCTTGCTCACTATCCGTGTGCATATTAACACATATATATCCATTTTCTTGTGCCAAATCTTAGGATGATGCTGATGATTCTTtctcaattgaatcatcatcATGATCAAGACTACTAAGGTTTGTTTTTCTCAATTCTTCTTTggatcttttattaattttaattggaaattgataaatttttggTGGAGATAATGGTCAAACTGGTGTTCTTGATAAGGATGTCTCATTATTTAATGATATGATGGAATATCCATGCTGATATGAAATCTAAACTTCTCAAATTTGTCCCACTATTTCATTGATATAATTCTTTCTAAATATgagatataataataattataatcctCTTTATCTTCTGGTTGGACTGCATAAGCCCATTGTACAACCATGGTATCTGAAAATAAAGCACAAAATACAATATTTGCTCCCTCCGggtgatattttaatttatattgggaaattttataaaaattttcatcATAAGGGAAGGGGAGAAATCTTATTAGataattttcatgtttgaaaCCAGTATTTAAACCAGTTTAGTATTGCTTTAAAAACTCTTGATTGTAATAGATACAAAGTATTTATTggagaataattaaatcttcCTACACTAAAGTCGTAGTAGTTGTTACCCGTCTTAAGAATTTGATAAATGGTGTTGTAGTGTAAATTTATTGATTGTATACCAAGGGATCTAATTTATTCCACAAATACtgtatattattaatatgcaaaattattaaaaaatctctAGCTTAAACTTCAAATAATAATaggataataaaattagacagTGTGAATAACTCAGAAGAAATCACAATTAGAAACatagaaaatgaataaaataattgaaatataaccttagagtatatatttatgatatttataaaataggtactttttagtttaaaataaattatgctATAAAACTGTAGAGAAAACAATATCAGTTATGAAAAATGATGATATTTTCCAACTATTATCATCTCATATAACAGAAGGATATGAAAAAACGTTTTAATTACTTACGTATATGATTAGTTCAAGTTTCTATAAAAGCACTTACTAAAACTGGTTTAAATAATTCagctataatatatattagacACTGCAAACATAATGAATTCACTTATTCATTATTAGGAGTTAATAGAATCTATCCTTTGTAaaagactaatatattttaactgtttttcaaattttactgtttcattaaaatatccaaatatattaaaaattttaatgttatttgcAAACACAAGGTCTTGATATAACATATGGGTCACAAAATATAGCACTAATACTATAAAGTTATGACAACAATAAGTCCAAATGGAAAGATAAATAGATACAAAGCATAAGAACTCAATGGAACCCCTCCTTTCTCTGTCTGATTCGAGGTTGAAGAGGTATGGCAAACAATGTTATTCCATACTAATATAGAGAAAAGTAATATTACTGTACCACGTCCTATAAAATGGAACAAGGTAAtactttcaaaaaaattaattttgcattacaaaatatttttaaaattaataaaaaataaagaattagacAGGGTCATCGAATATGCAGAAGGAGAAATAAGATTTACATCACAAagatttacaaaaattaatatttctgaattagaaaaaaaagcaCTGGCAAATATAGCATACATAACAATAACACCTAAAAGGGCAGCTTGCTCTTCATTATCTCAAAAAGAATATGAGGAAGTTCCTAGGAATATTGTTCTTAATGGAATTAGGCAGTCTAGTGAATAAATTAGCCATCCATTTTGTAGAATAGAGACTCCTGCATCAGCAAGAAAATACCAGGATGATGAACCCACATTCTCAGATGTATAATATAAgataaatgttttaaaaaaggaatttaaaataaataaaatatgttttaatgttgaattctattctaaaaaaGTAACAATAAGAGAGAATGATTCTTTGAGACTTTAAGTGAAAgggaaaaaattattaaacaaaacAACTATAGACTTAAACACTTTAAATgttaagattaattttttaaatgattctTAGATATATGTAGAAATCAGTATATTAATGTACATGAcaatttagataataaaaatattaatattttagataaaatatttacactatataaaatactttattggaataatagaataattcaTATATCCTCCTAATTATACAATagaaattagtaaaaattctaaatagtcTAATTCAAGCTACACATTTAGAAATACAAGATAAACTCATTACTTTAAAATCTATAAGTACTCtaatagattaaaaattaCAGTAATtcacatttataaatttatttcaattattttatatgcaGGAAAATTTGCCATATAAAAAAAGGagaatttttatgtttaacgTTTGGTGTTTAGCTCTTAGCTAATTTTAGAAGCAAATAAGCTTTTAAAGtcttaaaaaatctaaaatataagcCCTCTGACAGAAAATTTA
This window harbors:
- the LOC8284149 gene encoding BTB/POZ domain and ankyrin repeat-containing protein NPR1; translated protein: MANLSEPSSSLSFTSSSHASNGSITQAISTSSGFEARSSLEVISLTKLSSNLEKLLIDSSCDYSDADIVVEGKPVGIHRCILAARSRFFHDLFKQEKGSLEKDGKPKYCMNDLLPCGEVGYEAFLIFLNYLYTGKLKPSPMEVSTCVDNVCTHDACRPAINFAVELLYASSIFQVPELVSLFQRRLLNFVGKTYVEDVIPILVVAFHCQSNQLVAQCVDRIARSDLDNISIEKELPYEVAENIRLLRIKPISDDEENVEVVDPLREKRIRRIHKALDSDDVELVKLLLTESEVTMDDANALHYATAYCDPKVVSEVLGLGLADVNRRNSQGYTVLHIAAMRREPSVIVSLLTKGACALDLTSDGRSAVSICRRLTRPKDYHAKTEQGQEANKDRLCIDVLEREMRRNPMAGDASITSQATPDDLHMKLLYLENRVAFARLFFPAEAKVAMDIAHAQTTSEFAGLSATKGSNGNFREVDLNETPIMQNKRLRSRLEALMKTVEMGRRYFPKCSEVLDKFMEDDLPDLFYLEKGTPDEQRIKRMRFMELKDDVQKAFNKDKAERSVLSSSSSSSSLKDGTDKVRRL